A single region of the Streptomyces sp. ITFR-16 genome encodes:
- a CDS encoding BCCT family transporter: MSQDDQRTGGRGDLSVTADLPGDPTQGRRPTTDRVVFGVTAVLTLAFVVWGATATDSLETVSSKALNGLIHNGGWAFMLAASGFVVFALWLAISRYGKITLGQEDEEPEFRTVSWVAMMFSAGMGIGLMFYGVSEPLAHFTDPPPGTHPADAAEAMQTAMATTLFHWTLHPWAIYAVVGLAIAYSTFRRRRRQTISAVFEPLIGPRHAHGGLGRLIDILAIFATLFGSAASLGLGALQIGSGFHELNWKEKTGTGLLVLIIAVLTVAFVASAISGVEKGIQWLSNINMVLALILAVFVFIAGPTIIVLDLLPTSVAAYLGDLPQLIGRTEATGKGKVAEWLGNWTVFYWAWWISWTPFVGMFIARISRGRTIRQFIGGVILVPSTVSLIWFAVFGGTAIKLQEAGKLNGADTQEAQLFGVLQQYPVATVMSVLVMILVGIFFVSGADAASIVMGTLSQKGILEPAKWVVVFWGVVTGAVAAIMLLIGNGKGDALAGLQNLTILVAAPFTIVMIGMCVSLMRDLREDPLIVRREFGVEAVESAVIEGHAKYDGDFEIRIGPGGSQITTGRHDRPGDSSSGGGSTAAP, translated from the coding sequence GTGTCGCAGGACGATCAGAGAACGGGCGGCAGGGGGGATCTGTCGGTGACGGCGGATCTTCCCGGTGATCCGACCCAGGGCCGGCGCCCCACGACCGACCGGGTGGTGTTCGGCGTCACCGCGGTCCTCACCCTCGCCTTCGTGGTCTGGGGAGCCACCGCCACCGACTCGCTGGAGACCGTGTCCAGCAAGGCCCTCAACGGACTCATCCACAACGGTGGTTGGGCCTTCATGCTGGCCGCCTCCGGCTTCGTGGTCTTCGCCCTGTGGCTCGCCATCAGCCGGTACGGGAAGATCACCCTCGGCCAGGAGGACGAGGAGCCGGAGTTCCGGACGGTGTCCTGGGTCGCGATGATGTTCAGCGCCGGTATGGGCATCGGCCTGATGTTCTACGGCGTCAGCGAACCGCTGGCGCACTTCACCGACCCGCCGCCCGGCACCCACCCCGCCGACGCCGCCGAGGCGATGCAGACGGCGATGGCCACCACCCTCTTCCACTGGACGCTCCACCCCTGGGCGATCTACGCGGTGGTCGGCCTGGCCATCGCGTACAGCACCTTCCGGCGCCGCAGGCGGCAGACCATCAGCGCGGTCTTCGAGCCGCTCATCGGCCCCCGCCACGCACACGGCGGCCTCGGCCGGCTCATCGACATCCTGGCCATCTTCGCCACCCTGTTCGGCTCGGCCGCCTCGCTGGGGCTCGGGGCGCTCCAGATCGGCAGCGGCTTCCACGAGCTGAACTGGAAGGAGAAGACCGGCACCGGACTGCTGGTCCTGATCATCGCCGTGCTGACCGTGGCGTTCGTCGCCTCGGCGATCTCCGGCGTCGAGAAGGGCATCCAGTGGCTGTCGAACATCAACATGGTGCTCGCCCTGATCCTGGCCGTCTTCGTGTTCATCGCGGGCCCCACGATCATCGTGCTCGACCTGCTGCCCACCTCGGTCGCCGCCTACCTCGGTGACCTCCCGCAGCTGATCGGACGCACCGAGGCCACCGGCAAGGGGAAGGTCGCCGAGTGGCTCGGGAACTGGACGGTCTTCTACTGGGCCTGGTGGATCTCCTGGACGCCCTTCGTCGGCATGTTCATCGCCAGGATCAGCCGGGGCCGGACCATCCGTCAGTTCATCGGCGGCGTCATCCTCGTCCCGAGCACGGTCAGCCTGATCTGGTTCGCGGTCTTCGGCGGCACCGCGATCAAGCTCCAGGAGGCGGGCAAGCTGAACGGGGCCGACACCCAGGAGGCCCAGCTCTTCGGCGTGCTCCAGCAGTACCCCGTCGCCACGGTGATGAGCGTCCTGGTGATGATCCTGGTCGGCATCTTCTTCGTCTCCGGCGCCGACGCCGCGTCCATCGTCATGGGCACCCTCTCCCAGAAGGGCATCCTCGAACCCGCCAAGTGGGTCGTCGTCTTCTGGGGCGTCGTCACCGGCGCGGTCGCGGCCATCATGCTGCTCATCGGAAACGGCAAGGGTGACGCCCTGGCCGGCCTCCAGAACCTGACCATTCTGGTGGCGGCGCCCTTCACCATCGTGATGATCGGCATGTGCGTGTCCCTGATGCGGGACCTGCGCGAGGACCCGCTGATCGTCCGCCGCGAGTTCGGCGTGGAAGCCGTCGAGTCCGCGGTGATCGAGGGCCACGCCAAGTACGACGGCGACTTCGAGATCCGCATCGGCCCCGGCGGCAGCCAGATCACCACCGGGCGCCACGACAGACCCGGCGATTCGAGCTCCGGTGGCGGCTCCACCGCCGCCCCCTAG
- a CDS encoding M14 family metallocarboxypeptidase, protein MPIAPTGDGRRPPRRGRIRNLALTAVAAALAVPLLSVPSDAARTPPRTGFEATGGARWTRPAEESALLEAAGRHSDRVSVVRIGTTERGRPLRLVRIGSRRPDALTVLLVCSQHGDEPAGREACLTTVRDLAYATDPRTRAFLARTEVLVVPTANPDGLAAGTRGNADGVDINRDHLALRTAGARALATVLRDQEPDVVADLHEYGATAPYYDKDLYVLWPRNLNTDGPLYDEARYLVQRRVRPAVLDAGYSGGVYGVWTDPDTGSELRRSAGDGQERILRNAAALKHAVGLLVESRTDALLAGERADPALARRRRVASQLTVLTELFLYADERRSVIRDATARSRAAGAGARGPVFLGGADNEAPAPHRILRDPPCGYRLTREDFTRVGGELALHGVTSRPDGDGVYVPLRQPARKLIPLLLDQRAAYHLTNGQPDTAC, encoded by the coding sequence ATGCCGATCGCGCCGACAGGCGACGGACGGCGGCCGCCCCGGCGCGGCCGCATCCGCAATCTCGCACTGACGGCGGTGGCCGCCGCCCTGGCCGTTCCGCTGCTCTCCGTCCCCTCCGACGCCGCCCGCACCCCGCCCCGTACCGGCTTCGAGGCCACCGGCGGGGCCCGCTGGACCCGCCCGGCCGAGGAGAGTGCCCTGCTCGAAGCCGCCGGCCGGCACAGCGACCGGGTCTCCGTCGTGCGCATCGGGACGACCGAGCGGGGGCGCCCGCTGCGGCTCGTCCGGATCGGCAGCCGCCGCCCGGACGCGCTCACCGTCCTGCTGGTCTGCAGCCAGCACGGCGACGAGCCCGCCGGCCGGGAGGCCTGTCTGACGACGGTCCGCGATCTCGCCTACGCCACCGACCCGCGCACCCGCGCCTTCCTCGCCCGGACCGAGGTCCTCGTCGTCCCCACCGCCAACCCCGACGGCCTGGCCGCCGGGACCCGGGGCAACGCCGACGGGGTCGACATCAACCGCGACCACCTCGCCCTGCGCACCGCCGGGGCCCGCGCGCTGGCCACCGTACTGCGGGACCAGGAACCCGACGTGGTCGCGGACTTGCACGAGTACGGTGCCACCGCGCCGTACTACGACAAGGATCTGTACGTCCTGTGGCCGCGCAACCTCAACACCGACGGCCCGCTCTACGACGAGGCGCGGTACCTGGTCCAGCGGCGGGTGCGCCCCGCTGTCCTGGACGCCGGGTACAGCGGCGGGGTCTACGGCGTCTGGACCGACCCGGACACCGGCTCCGAGCTCAGACGGAGCGCGGGCGACGGCCAGGAGCGCATCCTGCGCAACGCGGCCGCCCTCAAGCACGCGGTCGGACTCCTGGTCGAATCCCGTACGGACGCGCTCCTCGCCGGCGAACGGGCCGACCCGGCACTCGCCCGCCGCCGACGGGTGGCCTCGCAACTGACCGTACTCACCGAGCTCTTCCTCTACGCGGACGAGCGGCGCTCCGTCATCCGCGACGCCACCGCACGCTCCCGGGCGGCCGGTGCCGGTGCCCGGGGGCCCGTCTTCCTCGGGGGAGCGGACAACGAGGCACCGGCGCCGCACCGGATCCTCCGGGACCCGCCCTGCGGATACCGGCTGACGAGGGAGGACTTCACCCGGGTCGGGGGCGAACTCGCCCTGCACGGTGTCACCTCCCGGCCCGATGGTGACGGTGTGTATGTGCCGCTGCGGCAGCCCGCCCGGAAGCTGATCCCGCTCCTGCTGGACCAGAGGGCGGCATATCACCTCACAAACGGTCAACCCGATACCGCTTGTTGA
- a CDS encoding LacI family DNA-binding transcriptional regulator gives MPGPSPDAPLHARPTLEAVAARAGVSRATASRVVNGGAGVRQPLVDQVRKAVEELGYIPNHAARTLVTRRNGAVAVIIDEPEVRIFSDPFFSQHIRGISRELNAHDAQLVLLLVEGSGDFDRVSRYLAGGHVDGVLAFSLHTDDELPAVIRRFRVPTVYGGRPGRPGAASELAVPFVDCDNRGGAREAVRHLVSLGRRHIAHIAGPRDQTSALDRIDGYTDVLPGGDPALVEDGDFTAEGGARAMTRLLERRPDLDAVFAANDLMASGALRVLREHGRRVPQDVALVGFDDMESVAEATDPPLTTVRQDVVGMGRLMVRLLMERLSDGDPGPDSVITPTELVRRASA, from the coding sequence TTGCCCGGTCCGAGCCCCGATGCCCCTCTCCACGCGCGCCCCACGCTGGAAGCGGTGGCGGCCCGCGCCGGGGTCTCCCGGGCGACGGCCTCCCGGGTGGTGAACGGCGGCGCGGGGGTCCGGCAACCGCTCGTTGACCAGGTCCGCAAGGCGGTCGAGGAACTCGGCTACATCCCGAACCACGCCGCCCGTACCCTGGTGACCCGGCGCAACGGCGCGGTGGCCGTGATCATCGACGAGCCCGAGGTCCGGATCTTCTCCGACCCCTTCTTCTCCCAGCACATCCGGGGCATCAGCCGCGAACTCAACGCCCACGACGCCCAGTTGGTGCTGCTCCTGGTGGAGGGCAGCGGCGACTTCGACCGGGTCAGCCGCTATCTGGCCGGGGGCCATGTGGACGGGGTGCTGGCCTTCTCCCTGCACACGGACGACGAGCTGCCCGCGGTCATCCGGCGCTTCCGGGTACCGACCGTCTACGGCGGCCGGCCCGGGCGCCCCGGAGCCGCCTCCGAGCTGGCGGTGCCGTTCGTGGACTGCGACAACCGGGGCGGTGCCCGCGAGGCCGTGCGCCATCTGGTCTCCCTCGGCCGCCGGCACATCGCGCACATCGCGGGCCCCCGGGACCAGACCTCGGCGCTCGACCGGATCGACGGGTACACCGACGTGCTGCCCGGGGGCGACCCGGCGCTCGTCGAGGACGGGGACTTCACGGCGGAGGGCGGGGCCCGGGCGATGACCCGGCTGCTGGAGCGGCGGCCGGACCTGGACGCCGTCTTCGCGGCCAACGACCTGATGGCGTCGGGCGCGCTGCGGGTACTGCGCGAGCACGGCCGCCGGGTGCCGCAGGACGTGGCGCTGGTCGGGTTCGACGACATGGAGTCGGTCGCCGAGGCCACCGACCCGCCGCTGACGACGGTCCGTCAGGATGTGGTGGGCATGGGGCGGCTGATGGTCCGGCTGCTGATGGAGCGGCTGAGCGACGGCGACCCGGGGCCCGATTCGGTGATCACCCCGACGGAGCTGGTCCGCCGCGCGTCGGCCTAG
- a CDS encoding oxygenase MpaB family protein, protein MSSAAAANADPAPPPPGGVLWSLSGDIRALLMLPAALTLQVAHPAVGAGVDEHSVFRTDPWGRGERSLRSLQLWVYGGEEAAEEGRRLRRLHRTIRGTDTRGRPYHALSPANYAWVHATGFPVYRHGAHYLIRPMSAAQERALYREWLQVGRVLGIHDRDMPQTVEEFWPYYRGVLADEIERTVVVRELVATDSPVPPPGRGPLPLRILLRALWPVLLPPLAGFRAFLTVGLMPPDAREAIGLEWTDAQERALRRFCSVVRVVVPVLPERLRYLPRARRARAAHRKAGGSWGVSAN, encoded by the coding sequence ATGAGCAGCGCAGCAGCCGCGAACGCCGACCCCGCGCCGCCCCCGCCCGGCGGCGTGCTGTGGAGCCTGTCCGGCGACATCCGGGCCCTGCTGATGCTGCCCGCCGCCCTCACCCTCCAGGTCGCCCACCCCGCCGTCGGCGCCGGTGTCGACGAGCACTCCGTCTTCCGTACCGACCCCTGGGGGCGCGGCGAGCGCTCCCTCCGCTCCCTTCAGCTCTGGGTGTACGGGGGCGAGGAAGCCGCCGAGGAGGGGCGCAGGCTCCGCCGGCTGCACCGCACCATCCGGGGCACCGACACCCGGGGCCGCCCCTACCACGCCCTGTCACCGGCGAACTACGCCTGGGTGCACGCCACCGGCTTCCCCGTCTACCGGCACGGGGCGCACTATCTGATCCGCCCGATGAGCGCGGCACAGGAGCGCGCCCTGTACCGGGAATGGCTCCAGGTGGGCCGGGTGCTCGGCATCCACGACCGGGACATGCCGCAGACGGTCGAGGAGTTCTGGCCCTACTACCGGGGCGTGCTCGCCGACGAGATCGAGAGGACCGTCGTCGTCCGGGAACTCGTCGCCACCGACAGCCCCGTTCCACCGCCGGGCCGGGGGCCGCTGCCGCTCCGGATCCTGCTCAGGGCGCTGTGGCCGGTGCTGCTCCCGCCGCTCGCTGGGTTCCGGGCGTTCCTGACCGTCGGGCTGATGCCGCCCGACGCCCGTGAGGCGATCGGGCTGGAGTGGACCGACGCCCAGGAGCGCGCGCTGCGGCGGTTCTGTTCCGTGGTGCGGGTGGTCGTCCCGGTGCTGCCGGAGCGGCTGCGCTATCTGCCGAGGGCGCGCAGGGCGCGGGCCGCCCACCGGAAGGCGGGCGGGTCCTGGGGCGTGTCGGCGAACTGA
- a CDS encoding oxygenase MpaB family protein, translating into MGRYSRLREIRRMDPARDYAEILRLISQYEFPWDYRQGVSVAFLRDYGVPRISVLLDRTQEFERHGQKRYDDTVLIGYEMAVDGFDSERGRAAARHLNRIHGKYRIPDEDFRYVLATTVVGPKRWIDRYGWRPLCPQEVQALAEAGRKTGAMMGIEGVPETYEGFERLLDAYEARMFAYDPANRRVASATFRVIASWYPRPLRPFVARFALALLDEPLLTALGFRPQPRWVRTSASAALRLRARCVRGLPARPRRLPSRPRPRSYPFGWRLDDLGPHWAGGRPLEPLPDEAAPADRA; encoded by the coding sequence ATGGGCCGCTACAGCCGCCTGCGCGAGATCCGCCGGATGGATCCCGCCCGCGATTACGCCGAGATCCTCCGGCTGATCTCTCAGTACGAGTTCCCCTGGGACTACCGGCAGGGCGTGAGCGTCGCCTTTCTGCGCGACTACGGCGTCCCCCGGATCTCCGTGCTCCTGGACCGCACCCAGGAGTTCGAGCGCCATGGACAGAAGCGGTACGACGACACGGTGCTGATCGGGTACGAGATGGCCGTCGACGGCTTCGACTCGGAGCGCGGGCGGGCCGCGGCGCGCCATCTCAACCGGATCCACGGCAAGTACCGGATCCCGGACGAGGACTTCCGCTATGTCCTCGCGACCACGGTCGTGGGGCCCAAGCGCTGGATCGACCGGTACGGCTGGCGCCCGCTGTGCCCGCAGGAGGTCCAGGCGCTGGCGGAGGCCGGGCGGAAGACGGGGGCGATGATGGGGATCGAGGGGGTGCCCGAGACCTATGAGGGGTTCGAGCGGCTTCTCGATGCCTACGAGGCGCGGATGTTCGCGTACGACCCCGCCAACCGGCGGGTCGCGAGCGCCACGTTCCGGGTGATCGCGAGCTGGTATCCCCGTCCGCTGCGGCCGTTCGTCGCGCGCTTCGCGCTGGCGCTGCTGGACGAGCCGCTGCTGACGGCGCTGGGGTTCCGGCCGCAGCCTCGCTGGGTGCGGACCTCGGCGTCGGCGGCCCTGCGGCTGCGCGCACGGTGCGTCCGCGGGCTGCCGGCCCGGCCGCGCCGCCTGCCGTCGCGACCGCGCCCCCGTTCGTACCCCTTCGGCTGGCGGCTCGACGACCTCGGCCCGCACTGGGCGGGCGGCCGCCCCCTGGAGCCGCTGCCGGACGAGGCGGCGCCCGCCGACCGGGCCTAG
- a CDS encoding TetR/AcrR family transcriptional regulator — MAARSTDETLPVLGAGAQPPSDALSEQILDAAREQFMTFGLRRSTVDDVAKRARVSRVTVYRRIGNKDSLVSACLLREYRRFVVEVDEAVAALPTVEDRLVEGFAAVLRHIREHPLVGGLLRLEPETMLPFLTLESGPAFLAIRGYLAGRLRDARAAQGGPASDPTPVAELMVRITVSFLLNPVSCFELDDDTQVREFARRYLVPLLAAG; from the coding sequence ATGGCGGCGCGGAGCACCGACGAGACACTGCCGGTCCTCGGGGCCGGCGCGCAGCCGCCCTCCGACGCGCTGAGCGAACAGATCCTGGACGCCGCGCGTGAGCAGTTCATGACCTTCGGGCTGCGCCGCTCGACCGTCGACGACGTCGCCAAGCGCGCCCGGGTCTCCCGGGTCACCGTGTACCGGCGGATCGGCAACAAGGACAGCCTGGTCTCGGCGTGCCTGCTGCGCGAGTACCGCCGGTTCGTGGTGGAGGTCGACGAGGCGGTGGCCGCGCTGCCCACGGTCGAGGACCGGCTCGTCGAGGGCTTCGCCGCCGTGCTGCGGCACATCCGCGAACACCCGCTGGTCGGCGGGCTGCTGCGGCTGGAGCCCGAGACCATGCTCCCCTTCCTGACCCTGGAGAGCGGACCGGCGTTCCTCGCCATCCGGGGCTACCTGGCCGGCCGGCTGCGCGACGCGCGCGCCGCGCAGGGCGGCCCGGCGAGCGATCCGACCCCCGTCGCCGAGCTGATGGTGCGGATCACCGTCTCCTTCCTCCTCAACCCCGTCAGCTGCTTCGAGCTGGACGACGACACCCAGGTACGGGAGTTCGCCCGCCGCTACCTCGTCCCGCTGCTCGCCGCCGGCTAG
- a CDS encoding GNAT family N-acetyltransferase, giving the protein MAAVRAGSAEHDGVDAGSVVEGLPTGAEIGEASAKLDDPAGSQVLVEHEGSVVGYVTLRWWRERDGTRLYLHRGHLLPAHRGRGVGSAMLDWAEGRIRDLVERQGTAGTAVLGANATAGERDATRLLLDAGYRRVFSLVELELSDLAQLPDSEPPPAGVRLGPVGAEDYRAAWRTVVDSYQDAAFTEEWPYERFLATADPACWRAAWQGEELAAVALCSIRPQDRTVGEVEELSVRAQSRRLGLGRSVLLDGLRSLRAHGARSARLYTGTANPYRSYDLYESVGFRRRNEYVRYRKPLGG; this is encoded by the coding sequence ATGGCCGCCGTGCGGGCGGGGAGTGCGGAGCACGACGGGGTCGATGCCGGCTCCGTCGTGGAGGGGCTGCCGACCGGGGCCGAGATCGGTGAGGCCTCGGCGAAGCTGGACGATCCCGCCGGGAGCCAGGTTCTGGTCGAGCACGAGGGGAGCGTGGTCGGTTACGTCACGCTCCGGTGGTGGCGGGAGCGGGACGGAACCCGGCTCTATCTGCACCGGGGCCATCTGCTGCCCGCGCACCGGGGCCGGGGCGTCGGCTCGGCCATGCTCGACTGGGCCGAGGGCCGGATCCGCGACCTCGTGGAGCGGCAGGGCACGGCGGGAACGGCCGTGCTCGGTGCGAACGCGACGGCCGGTGAACGGGATGCGACACGGCTGCTGCTCGACGCCGGGTACCGGCGCGTCTTCAGCCTCGTGGAGCTGGAGCTGTCCGATCTCGCCCAGCTGCCCGACAGCGAGCCGCCGCCGGCCGGGGTCCGCCTCGGCCCGGTCGGAGCGGAGGACTACCGCGCGGCGTGGCGCACGGTCGTCGACTCTTACCAGGACGCGGCCTTCACCGAGGAATGGCCGTACGAGAGGTTCCTGGCCACGGCCGACCCGGCCTGCTGGCGGGCCGCCTGGCAGGGCGAGGAGCTGGCGGCCGTCGCCCTGTGCTCGATCCGCCCGCAGGACCGCACGGTGGGCGAGGTCGAGGAGCTGAGTGTCCGGGCGCAGTCCAGGCGGCTCGGCCTCGGGCGGAGCGTGCTGCTGGACGGGCTGCGCAGCCTGCGCGCCCACGGTGCGCGTAGCGCCCGGCTGTACACGGGGACGGCCAATCCGTACCGCTCCTACGACCTCTACGAGAGCGTGGGGTTCCGGCGGCGGAACGAGTACGTGCGCTACCGCAAGCCGCTGGGCGGCTGA
- a CDS encoding Appr-1-p processing protein, protein MSEITHVRGDVTAPQGKGVKLIVHVCNDPGGWGKGFVPALSRRWPESEAAYRRWHRERAGNDFALGAAQFVQVGSHLWVANLIGRRGMRTGSKGVPVRYEAIDRALAAVGERAAGLGASAHMPRIGCGLAGGKWDRIEPLIENRLTGRGLSVTVYDID, encoded by the coding sequence ATGTCGGAGATCACCCATGTACGGGGGGACGTCACGGCCCCGCAGGGCAAGGGCGTCAAGCTGATCGTCCATGTGTGCAACGACCCGGGCGGCTGGGGCAAGGGCTTCGTGCCGGCGCTCTCGCGCCGCTGGCCCGAGTCCGAGGCGGCCTACCGGCGCTGGCACCGGGAGCGCGCGGGCAATGACTTCGCCCTCGGCGCGGCGCAGTTCGTCCAGGTGGGCTCCCACCTCTGGGTGGCCAACCTGATCGGCCGGCGGGGGATGCGCACGGGCAGCAAGGGGGTGCCCGTGCGCTACGAGGCCATCGACAGGGCACTGGCGGCGGTGGGGGAGCGGGCGGCCGGCCTGGGAGCCTCGGCGCACATGCCCCGGATCGGCTGCGGGCTCGCGGGCGGCAAGTGGGACCGGATCGAGCCGCTGATAGAAAACCGGCTGACAGGCCGCGGACTTTCGGTGACGGTGTACGACATCGACTGA
- a CDS encoding MerR family transcriptional regulator encodes MATGTDEPTLTVDELAARAGVTVRTVRFYSTRGLLPPPVIGARRVGRYGPDHVSRLALIEELQHQGMTLAAIERYLEQLPPDLSAHDLAIHRALVASWAPDKSEDLSGAELERRAGRVLSAADVERLAAMGVLVRPSEEGGAYRVDPGLLRLGVELLDVPIAHETILAARTVLLEHTRSAAQEMTRLFRDEVWNPYREREGDPEHVAAMKSLSAHMQPIVVQALVTAFQRSLKEELRSAFTAE; translated from the coding sequence ATGGCGACGGGGACCGACGAGCCGACGCTCACGGTGGACGAGCTGGCGGCGCGGGCCGGGGTCACCGTGCGTACCGTGCGGTTCTACAGCACCCGGGGCCTGCTGCCGCCGCCGGTCATCGGGGCGCGCCGGGTCGGGCGTTACGGGCCGGACCACGTCTCGCGGCTGGCGCTGATCGAGGAGCTCCAGCACCAGGGCATGACGCTCGCCGCGATCGAACGCTATCTGGAACAGCTGCCGCCCGACCTGAGCGCCCACGATCTGGCGATCCACCGGGCACTGGTGGCGTCCTGGGCGCCGGACAAGAGCGAGGACCTCTCCGGGGCCGAGCTGGAGCGGCGGGCCGGGCGGGTGCTGTCGGCGGCGGATGTGGAGCGGCTGGCGGCGATGGGGGTGCTGGTGCGGCCCTCGGAGGAGGGCGGCGCGTACCGGGTGGATCCGGGGCTGCTGCGGCTCGGGGTGGAGCTGCTGGACGTGCCGATCGCGCACGAGACGATCCTGGCGGCGCGGACCGTCCTGCTGGAGCACACCCGCTCCGCCGCGCAGGAGATGACCCGGCTGTTCCGGGACGAGGTGTGGAATCCGTACCGGGAGCGCGAGGGCGACCCGGAGCATGTGGCGGCGATGAAGTCGCTGTCGGCCCATATGCAGCCGATCGTGGTGCAGGCGCTGGTGACGGCGTTTCAGCGGTCGCTGAAGGAGGAGCTGCGGAGCGCGTTCACCGCCGAGTGA